The nucleotide window AACCCAACCTACGGGAATTACGTTTTTTCAATGCACTTATAAATTTTTTTGACTTCAGCTGGATTCGTCAGAAACCATTCTGTTCCGGGTGCTTCCTGTATGTGTTTCCCTCGTACCTTCAGAATATCATGTATTATTCCTTCTATCTTCTCAACCATCTTCTTAGACTTATCAATTTTAATACGGAGACCAATCTTGAGTCTTTCTGCTGGAAATGCTGTGCCGGCTTGCTGGTAAATTCTTGTATGTAGTTCTTGGATAGTCATACCGATCTTGCACTCCCAAATATTTTTACCTTTGGATTCCGCACTATCTCGTTTCTGCTGGTCATAGTAAAGGTAGACTGAATTCCTACCGGCCCCGATAGTATCTTCAGCATTCAGGTTCATATTTTTATCCGGATCTGGAATCGACTCTGGAGCTTCAGTTTGACCGGAGGCTATCGCAGCATGCTTTTTGCGGACATTCTCGACCATCTCAGACACAACTTCAGGCCGATGAATACCCATACGCTTGCCAAATCCATTATTCATATTGCCATACTGCTTGTAATTATTCTTAACCCATTTCTCAAAATCTTCAGCGGAACGTTGCCTGAGCATTAAGAACTCGACTTCCTTCTGATACTCGGGGGTATCGCGAAGTTCATCTATTTGCCCCTCTGTGAGGTTGAACTTCTCGGCCAAATACTTCTGTGAAGTTGTAATTCTTCCTTTCCACCATAAAAATTCCGCGACTTCTTTTATCTTGCTAATAGTAAAACGAGCCATGAGATTATTCCCTCGCTTTGATGGATGCATAAGTCGTTGCGATTTTTGCTTCGGATCGACAGGCATCGGTCAGATGCAGACATTAAAATCATAGATTCGGATATACTTTGTGGATTCACTGATTCTCCAAGGGAGTTGCCTTTATGTTAATATGAGGGTGTTTCATAAATCCTTATTTTTATCGAAAGACGGTTTTGATGTAGGTAACATTTCGCGTCGGTAACCCGCATCGGACATTCATTAACATTGAAAGTTGCAGCAACACGATGCCAATGCCCAAAAAGGTGGAAACATACGCCAGACCTCGTATCGGTAAAGGTTTATGTGCCCTTGTGATTGACAAGAGCCTACTCAGCAAATCAAAGACGGGTTCAATGGCAACTTTTCGCGTTGCCTGCCATGTGTCAACTTGTGTTGCGGTATACAATGGGTCTGCTCCTAAAAGTGCGTTTGCCTCTGCTAAAGTCGTCTTTGGGGTGATCAAAAGCAGTTGGTCTTCGGCAAAAGCAGCTTGGCGTTTTTTATCGACATATCCATTATCGGCGACGATACATCGCACACCTTTTTCAATAAGTTGGTCTTTTTTCGCATCCAATACCTTGCGTTCATTGATGTTGGCAGGTAGGACCTGAAACATTATTGGGAAACCGTTGCGGATACCGGTGAGATGGAGTCCGTATCTATAAACCCATCCGTGATACCCGCTTTTAGACCAAGTGGCAGTTTTATCAACACCTCGCAAGCCTTCAGGGAGATGATTCTTGAGACGATCTTTCTGATGCCAGACGGGTCCCGCAGCTTTGAACAGGCTTTTATCTTCATAAACGACCTGTTGAAGAAACCCGGCTTCGATGGCGAACTGCGAGGCTGCGATGTATTCAGCGAACGCTTGGAGTTTAGGAGTCAACGTTTTATATCTGCGACCCAGCGTCACGTGAGACGGACACGCTGGCAGCCGACATCTCGCAAGCCAAAGCGGATGGTGAAATAAGTAATCCTGCTGTGCGCGCATAGCCGTAATCCCCTTGAGCGTCATAACGGTGTAAAAGACGATGAGCGAAGCATCAGAATAAGTCTCGGGTCTCCCTCTTTTGGAGATGTTTTCTTCGAGTAGTGACAGAGCCATTCAGTTTTCATAATGTACTTTTTTCATGAGTTGAAGAGCTTGCCAA belongs to Candidatus Poribacteria bacterium and includes:
- a CDS encoding GIY-YIG nuclease family protein; the encoded protein is MARFTISKIKEVAEFLWWKGRITTSQKYLAEKFNLTEGQIDELRDTPEYQKEVEFLMLRQRSAEDFEKWVKNNYKQYGNMNNGFGKRMGIHRPEVVSEMVENVRKKHAAIASGQTEAPESIPDPDKNMNLNAEDTIGAGRNSVYLYYDQQKRDSAESKGKNIWECKIGMTIQELHTRIYQQAGTAFPAERLKIGLRIKIDKSKKMVEKIEGIIHDILKVRGKHIQEAPGTEWFLTNPAEVKKIYKCIEKT